A region of the Pseudomonas anguilliseptica genome:
ATCGGCACCAGGAAAAGCTGGAATTCTTGTTGCCTACGCTTGAACGGATGCTCAAGCAGTATCCCAATCTGTATATCGATCTGTCCTGGACTGTGCTGCAGCCCTATCTGCTGGATGCTGACGGCAAGCCTGATCCTGCCTGGGTGAAGCTGGTCAGCAGCTATCCGGCGCGCTTTATGCTCGGCTCCGATGTGGTCGGACGCTTCACCAGCTTGGCGGACTATATGAGCGGTTTTAAGCCGTTTCTCGATGCCTTGCCTGAGGATGTCGCGCAGCAGGTGGCACGCGATAACTTTCTCGCGGTGCTGCCGCGCCGGGTTCAGACCGATCTGGCAGAGTAGGGCTGTCATTGCTCTGTCATACGGGTGTCATAGGCTCGCGCCATCTAAAAAAGGAGCGCGACATGCAATACACCCGTTTTAGTGCCCTGGCCGCACTTGTGTTGATCAGCAGCCTGGCGCAGGCCGAAGTCCGGGTAGACGGCCCGGTCGAGCACGGCGTTTTCGCCAGCGATTATCAGGACTTTCAGGAAGGTGAGCGGGTGTTGACCCGCAGTAACCAGCAGATTGAGCAAGGCGAAGTAATTCCTGCCAAGTTCGGCATGCGTTACACATTGGTTGGCAAAGTGGCAGAAGACTCGCCGCTGACGTTGCTGTACCTCACCCCTGGCGTGGTCACTCCACAAGGCACGCGTCACGACAAATTCGTTGTGACGCAAAAGCTGGTTCCCGGGGCGCCGCAGGATGTCATGGCCTTTGAGTTCACCGAGCGGCATGAAGTGGTGCCCGGTGAGTGGCACTTTATGGTGTTCCAAGATGATCGCAAGTTGCTGGAGCAGCGCTTTATCGTGCGTTGAAGTTAGCTGAAGTTTTCACGCTGAACCCGAGCCCAGGCTCGGGTTTTTTATGATCGATAGGTCAAGAAGGCTAAGAGTGAGTCGATAGCTGTATCTGTAGATATTGGCTGAAGGTCTTAAGGCATTCATAAGGATAATGGCCATACGCTATCGAATAAGCTGCTTCAGAACTGTAAAGGACTGCCGTGATGACCCTAAGAAATCTCAATATTGCGCCCAGAGCGTCGCTGGGCTTTGGCCTGGTGGCGCTACTGGTTCTGCTGCTCGGTAGCTTTTCGTTGCTGCAGATGAGCGAAATGAACAAGCAGTCGGAGCAGATAAATGGGAACTGGTTGCCCAGTATCCTGAGTCTGGCAGAGATGAATCAGGATCTGCTGCGGCTACGGGCACTGGCCCTGCGCTCAATGCTCAACAGCGATGAGTCATCGACCAAGCAGAACATCGCCAGAATGGAAGAGTTCCGAGGCCTCTTACACAAAGCCCAACGTGAATATGAAAAGCTGATTTCCAGTGCAGAGGAAAAGACTCTTTACGGGCGCTTCAAGCAGGCTGAGAGCAGTTATCTGCAGGAGCAAAACAGGATCGTTGATGCGTTAAAGAAAAATGACTTGGACGCTGCACTAGCGGTCGCCCACGGCTCGCTCAACGGCCACGCCGACAGCATGGCCAAGGCCCTGGCTGAACTGTCTGAGTTGAACCGGGTTGGCGCCACCGCCGCTGCCAAAAATGCCGATGAGGTATTTGAACGCTCGCGTTGGTGGGTAATCGTGATGATTGCTCTGGCACTTGGCCTGACGGTGATCCTGGCACTGCTGCTGACCCGCAGTATCGTTGCGCCGCTGAGCGAGGCGGTACGGGTGGCCGAAGTGGTGGCAAGCGGCAACCTGACCCAACCCATCGAGGTGCAGGGCAGTGATGAGCCGGCGCGTTTATTGAGTGCCTTGAAAAGCATGCAGCAGAGCCTGCGCAGCACCATCAGGAATATTTCCGACTCCTCCACGCAGCTGGCCTCGGCGTCAGAAGAACTCAGTGCGGTGACCGAGGACTCGACCCGCGGCTTACACCAGCAGAACAATGAAATCGAGCAGGCGGCTACAGCGGTCAATCAAATGACCAGTGCCGTGGAAGAGGTCGCGCGTAATGCCGTCAGCACCTCTGAGGCATCCAGTGAGTCCAACCGCACGGCCCAGCATGGCCGCGAGCAGGTGCGCCAGACTGTCGAATCGATCAGTAACCTGGCTGATGACGTGACCCATACCGCCTCCGAAGTTGAGCAGCTGGCCGGGCAGGTGCGCGATATCAGCAAGGTACTGGATGTGATCCGTTCGATTGCCGAGCAGGCCAATCTGCTGGCGCTGAACGCCGCGATTGAAGCCGCGCGGGCAGGTGAAGCCGGGCGCGGTTTTGCCGTGGTAGCCGATGAGGTGCGGGCCCTGGCGCATCGCACCCAGCAGTCGACCCGTTAAATCGAGCAAATGGTCAGCGGCATTCAGCAGGGCACCGACAAAGCGGTGAGCTCCATGCAGAACAGCAACAGCCGGGCGCGTTCAACTCTGGATGTAGCCAAGGCTGCAGGCCAGGCGCTGGATGAGATTGCGGCTGCGATTTCGCAGATCAACGAGCGTAACCTGGTGATTGCCAGCGCTTCGGAAGAGCAGGCTCAGGTGGCCCGCGAAGTGGATCGCAATCTGGTGAATATCCGTGATCTGTCGATGCAGTCTTCGGCCGGGGCCAACCAGACCAGTGCAGCCAGCCAGGAGTTGTCACGTCTGGCGGTGGACCTCAATGCACTGGTAGCGCGCTTCTCTATCTGAGTGAGCTCCGAGTAAAGCACAATAAAAAAGGCCATCCCGAGGGATGGCCTTTTTATGCTGCAAACACAGGGCGAGGCTTATTGGCCTGCCCAGCGCTTGAGCACCAGAGTGGCGTTGGTACCACCGAAGCCAAAGCTGTTGCTCATCACGGTGTCGAGCTTGGCATTCTCGACGGTACTGCGCTGGATCGGCAGGTCGGCGATTTCCGGGTCGACTTCGTCGATGTTGACCGAGCCAGCGATAAAGTTGCCTTCCATCATCAGCATGCAGTAGATCGCTTCCTGCACGCCGGCGGCGCCCAGGCTGTGGCCCGAGAGGCTCTTGGTCGAGCTGATGGTTGGCGCCTTGGCACCGAACACTTCGCGTACTGCGCGGCTTTCCGCGACGTCGCCGACTGGAGTCGAGGTGCCGTGGGTGTTCAGGTAATCGATAGGGGTATCGACGGTGGCCAGGGCTTGCTGCATGCAGCGCACTGCGCCTTCGCCGCTTGGGGCAACCATGTCATAGCCGTCGCTGGTGGCGCCGTAGCCGACGATTTCGGCGTAGATCTTGGCGCCGCGCTTGAGGGCGTGCTCCAGTTCTTCGACCACCACCATGCCGCCACCGCCGGCGATAACGAAACCGTCACGCTTGGAGTCGTAGGCACGCGAGGCTTTTTCCGGGGTTTCGTTGTACTGGGTGGAGAGGGCGCCCATGGCGTCGAACAGGAAGCTCTGGCTCCAATGTTCTTCTTCACCGCCGCCGGCAAACACTACATCCTGTTTGCCCAGCTGGATCTGCCCCATGGCATTACCGATGCAATGGGCGCTGGTGGCGCAGGCCGAAGAGATCGAGTAGTTGACGCCCTTGATCTTGAACGGTGTGGCCAGGCAGGCGGAAACGGTGCTGCCCATGGTGCGCGGCACGCGGTACGGGCCAACGCGCTTGACGCCCTTTTCGCGCAGGATGTCCATGGCCTCCATCTGGTTGAAGGTCGACGCGCCGCCGGAGCCTGCAATCAGGCCCACCCGTGGGTTGGAAATTTCTTCAGCACTGAGGCCCGAATCTTTGATCGCCTGTTCCATAGACAGGTAGGCAAATGCCGCCGCATCACCCATAAAGCGATAGACCTTGCGATCAATCAGCTCTTCCAGGTTCAGGTCAACGGAACCGGATACCTGGCTGCGCAGGCCCATTTCGGCATAGGCAGGGTTGAAGCGGATGCCTGACTTGCCAGCACGCAGGTTGGCAGAGACGGTGGCTTTGTCATTGCCCAGGCAGGAAACGATGCCCAGGCCGGTAATCACGACGCGACGCATGCGATAAGTCCTTTAGAAATTGTCGGTAGAAGTGAACAGGCCAACCCGCAGGCCTTCGGCGCTGTAGATTTCGCGGCCATCAACGCTGACGGTACCGTCGGCGATAGCCAGGACCAGGGAGCGGGCGATGGTGCGTTTGATCTGAATGTTGTAGGTGACTTTCTTGGCGGTCGGCAGGACCTGGCCGAAGAATTTCACTTCACCCGAACCGAGGGCGCGGCCGCGGCCGGGATTGCCCTGCCAGCCGAGGTGGAAACCCACCAGCTGCCACATGGCATCCAAGCCCAGGCAGCCTGGCATTACCGGATCGCCTTCAAAGTGGCAGGCGAAGAACCACAGGTCAGGAGTGATATCGAGCTCGGCGACAATTTCGCCCTTGCCGTACTTGCCGCCGGTGTCGCTGATGTGAGTGATGCGATCGATCATCAGCATGTTCGGCGCGGGCAGTTGCGCATTACCTGGGCCGAATAGTTCGCCGCGACTGCAAGCGAGCAGTTCTTCCCGGGTGAAGGCGTTTTGTTTTGTCATGCGAGCTCCTCAATTTGTCCCATGCGCCAAGGCTGGGCGAATCATCCTGGCTGGCGACGCAGCCTCTGCGCCTGCCAACAGCCTAGTCATAGACTGTTGCGTTGTGGTGAAAGTCACAGCCTTGTGAGTACAGTTGTACTCCGCTCTTGTTGGCCTGTCATAGCCCATGGCTCTAGCCTGCAGCAGTTGAGCCTTCTTGACTACCCGTCAAAGGTCGAGAGGGCAGCCAGCGTTGCAGGATTCGCTGCAAATCAGCCCGTTTGAAGGGTTTTGCCAGGTAGTCATTCATGCCCGATTGCAGGCAGGCCTCGCGGTCGCCCTGCAGGGCATTGGCGGTCAGGGCGATGATCGGCAATTCGGCGCAGCCCGGCAGGCGGCGGATCTGCCGCGTGGCCTCGTAGCCATCCATGATTGGCAGGCGGCAATCCATCAGAATTGCTGCATATCTCTGCTGGCTGACCTGATGCACGGCCTGGGCACCATCGCCGACCAGACTTACCTGATAGCCCAGGCTGCGCAGCATCGCCTCAATCTACGGTCTGGTTGACCGGGTTGTCTTCGACCAGCAGCACCGGCTGGCCTTTACCCTGGTCTGCTGGCAGTGGTGCGTCGCTGACAGCAGGTGCGACCTGCTGGGAAAAGGGCAGTGGCACTTCCAGGGTAAATACCGAGCCCTGGCCTTCCTGGCTGACCGCGCGCAGGGTGCCGCCCATGCGCTCGGCAAGGGTGCGGGCAATGGGCAAACCCAGCCCGGTGCCTCCGTAACGTCTTGAAATAGAAGTGTCGGCCTGCTGGAAGGCATCGAACATATGTTCCAGGCGCTCGGGGGAGATGCCGATGCCGCTGTCGTGTACCGCGCAGCTGAACCACAGTACCTGGTTGTCCAGCGCCTGCCAGGTGCTGTGTACGCGGATACTGCCGCTTTCGGTGAATTTCAGGGCGTTGCCGATCAGGTTGACCAGAATCTGCCGAATCCGCGTTGGGTCGCCCTGTACCTGTACCTGCAGCTGCTCCAGCCCGCTCTGCGTGTCCAAGAGCAATTGCAGGCCTCGCTGCTGGGCGCTGTGTTGGAATACCTGAATCGAGCTTTGCAGCAGGTCGAGCAGGCTGAAAGGGATGCGCTCCAGTTCCAGCGCACCGCGTTCGATGCGCGAGAAATCGAGAATATCGTTGATGACTTTCAACAGGTGCTCGGTGGACTCGGTGGCCAGGGCGGCGTATTCCGCCTGCTCCTGGGTCATTTCCGTGGTTTCCAGCAACTGCAGCATGCCCAGTACGCCATTCATCGGTGTGCGCAACTCGTGGCTCATCATCGCCAGGAAATCGGATTTGGCACGGTTGGCCAGCTCCGACTGTTCGCGCGCTTGAATCAGCAGGGCCATGGCCCGTTGTTGTTCTTCACTTGCGCTGGCCAGGCCGTGGGCGAGGTTGTTGATATGCCGCGCCAGCGCCTGCAATTCCCCTTCACCGACTTCGGGCAGAGTGGTCTGGTAGTTGCCGGCCTGAATCGCGCTAACCGCTTCGCCCATGGCGCTAAGCGGTTGTGACAGATGGCGGGCCAGGCGGCGAGCGAGAAGAAAGGTCAGTACCAGGGCAAACAGGGCGATCAGGGTGGCCTTGAAGAGGATTTCCTGCTGGCGGGTGTTGAAGGCATCGTTGGACATGCCCACGACGACATAACCCAGGTAGTCATCGGTCAACGTTTGCTGAGTGGGACTGTTTAATGCCGCGCGTTGCAGATGGATCGGCGCCTGGAATACCTCAACCAGGCTACTGGCGTGGCCGCTGCCGGGTGTCTGTTCGACGTAGACGAGAATCTTGCCGGTGTGGTCGCGTACTTCAAGGAAGCGCACATGCGGGGTCTTCAACGTGGCTTGCAGCAGGGCATCGAGGACATCGAGGTTGCCGGAAATCACCCCGTAGGTGCTGGCCGGGGCCAACTGGCTGGCGATCAGCTGGCCGTTGTGGTTGAGCTCCTGACGCAGGTCCTGCAGGCGGGCAAAGGTGAAGAATCCGGTGAGCAGCAGGGTCAGCAACAGGGCGGGGCCGACACTGATCAGTTGAGTACGGGTATGGATATTCCAGCCGCGGCGCAGAATCATCGGGCCACTCCGCTGCTGCGCAGAACTTGCGAGCGCTGGAGAGCTGGCCGATTTTTCACGACCTTAGGGTGAAGCCGGGCTTGGGTGCTATAGATCACGCCACAACCTTGTTTGCGTTTTAAAAGGCTGCATGTTAACTGAGCTGCCTGGCTTTGCCAGTGCCAGGCAACCTGCTAAAAGCTGGCTGCATACAGGTGTCGCCGTATAATGCGAGCGATTCGCCACTTTCAATGGTTTACCACGGATGCGTTATGACTGATCAGCACCCCATCGCAGTGCTTGGCGGCGGTAGCTTCGGCACTGCGATT
Encoded here:
- a CDS encoding DUF3859 domain-containing protein produces the protein MQYTRFSALAALVLISSLAQAEVRVDGPVEHGVFASDYQDFQEGERVLTRSNQQIEQGEVIPAKFGMRYTLVGKVAEDSPLTLLYLTPGVVTPQGTRHDKFVVTQKLVPGAPQDVMAFEFTERHEVVPGEWHFMVFQDDRKLLEQRFIVR
- the fabB gene encoding beta-ketoacyl-ACP synthase I, producing MRRVVITGLGIVSCLGNDKATVSANLRAGKSGIRFNPAYAEMGLRSQVSGSVDLNLEELIDRKVYRFMGDAAAFAYLSMEQAIKDSGLSAEEISNPRVGLIAGSGGASTFNQMEAMDILREKGVKRVGPYRVPRTMGSTVSACLATPFKIKGVNYSISSACATSAHCIGNAMGQIQLGKQDVVFAGGGEEEHWSQSFLFDAMGALSTQYNETPEKASRAYDSKRDGFVIAGGGGMVVVEELEHALKRGAKIYAEIVGYGATSDGYDMVAPSGEGAVRCMQQALATVDTPIDYLNTHGTSTPVGDVAESRAVREVFGAKAPTISSTKSLSGHSLGAAGVQEAIYCMLMMEGNFIAGSVNIDEVDPEIADLPIQRSTVENAKLDTVMSNSFGFGGTNATLVLKRWAGQ
- the fabA gene encoding 3-hydroxyacyl-[acyl-carrier-protein] dehydratase FabA; this translates as MTKQNAFTREELLACSRGELFGPGNAQLPAPNMLMIDRITHISDTGGKYGKGEIVAELDITPDLWFFACHFEGDPVMPGCLGLDAMWQLVGFHLGWQGNPGRGRALGSGEVKFFGQVLPTAKKVTYNIQIKRTIARSLVLAIADGTVSVDGREIYSAEGLRVGLFTSTDNF